GCCGGTCTGGGCGTCGCCTTCAACGCCAAGCCGGTCGTGCGCGAGGCGGCGCACACCGCGGTGAACTTCCCCTTCCTCGACACCGTCCTGTACCTCCTCGGGGTGACCCGTGAAGAGGTCGAGGCGGCGGACACGCACGACGAGTAGCGGGCGAGACACATGACGAGGGCCCGGCACCAGGTGGTGCCGGGCCCTCGTCGTACCGCGTGGCCGGATGGCGGATGCGGGGTGGCCGGTGCCGGGTCCCGTGGCCGGGTGGCCGTCGGGTCGGCTACGCGGCGGAGTTACTCGGTGGGCGCCCAGTAGTCGGCCAGGGTGGTCACGCCCGGCTCCAGGCTCTTCCAGGCGCCCTCGAAGGTGAGCACGGCGTAGGCGGCGGCCGGGAAGCCGAGGCGGTTCATACGCTCGCGGGCGTCGCCCTCGGAAGTGCCGGCCAGGATGTCGGCGAGGCCCTGGATCCCGGGGTTGTGGCCGATCAGCACGACGTTCCGCACGTCGTCCGGGGTTTCGTTGAGCAGGGCGATCAGCTCGCCGGGAGAGGCCTCGTAGATCCGCTCCTCGTAGACCGTCTTCGGTCGTTCGGGCAGTTCATGAACGGCCAGCTTCCAGGTCTCGCGGGTCCTGACGGCGGTGGAGCAGAGGGCAAGGTCG
This genomic stretch from Streptomyces deccanensis harbors:
- a CDS encoding SixA phosphatase family protein, giving the protein MSVAESRRIVLFRHAKADWPQVSDHERPLADRGRMDAAVAGRKLADSGIPFDLALCSTAVRTRETWKLAVHELPERPKTVYEERIYEASPGELIALLNETPDDVRNVVLIGHNPGIQGLADILAGTSEGDARERMNRLGFPAAAYAVLTFEGAWKSLEPGVTTLADYWAPTE